In one window of Posidoniimonas corsicana DNA:
- a CDS encoding multiheme c-type cytochrome: MSESSPAKGAAPAPKKRYVRSVSGRMRVLLYFIFGLVAVLAANSAYLSSVTAMEWFTGRTYQDYFYQYMFLAHLIMGLLLVTPFLIFGVRHMMAAKDRKNRRAVRIGYALFTVCVTVLVSGLLLMRLGGFDLREPIARQTVYWLHVACPLAAAWLYWLHRLAGPKINWRIGGAYLGAVGAAVLVMLWLQAQDPREWYAQGPESGAKYFEPSLARTSTGDFIPAENLMNDEYCKTCHADVHAQWSDSVHRFSSFNNPPYLASVTETRKVSMERDQSVQASRWCAGCHDPVPFFSGAFDDPKFDTVDHPTAQAGITCTVCHAITHVNSNKGNADYTIEAPLHYPFAFSDNSVLRWVNQQLIKAKPEFHKKTFLKDFHSSAEFCSTCHKVHLPGELTKYKEFLRGQNHYDPYLLSGVSGHGARSFYYPPAAQHNCNNCHMPAESSDDFGAKLIAGADGLSVHDHMFPSANTGIAWLRDKPEVVKAHQEFLDGVMRVDIFGIRDGGEIDGRLTAPLRPAVPALEPGGRYLLETVIRTVKMGHLFTQGTVDSNEIWLDVVVKSGDRVIGRSGALDSDRGNEVDPWSHFVNVFVIDKDGNRIDRRNAQDIFTPLYNNQIPPGAGQTVHYELQIPNNVSGPVEVEVKLMYRKFDQRYMDFVARTNAELGAEIRGYTPGEPYVNNLPITVLATDRVTFPVGADAPAPENGEFAAPLWQRWNDYGIGLLLKGKAELRQAEEAFSQVAGLDRWDGPMNLARVYLAEGRLDDAVDALRRADEFRDAEGYPRWTWAWLSGAVNRQQGRLVEAIQNLRSTLEDSTAEMQRRGFDFSKDYEVINLLGQTQFDLGRLRARQGREEEAQQAWTDAIATFKKTLAVDSENFTAHHNLQLLYAELGEDDKAAEHAKLHLVYKMDDNAKGRAERLAREKYPAANHAAEAVVKYSLNRSGAPGLAAAPPAADADQIATDDATPGGE; encoded by the coding sequence GTGTCCGAGTCCTCACCAGCCAAGGGCGCTGCGCCCGCCCCGAAGAAGCGCTACGTGCGTTCCGTCAGTGGACGGATGCGTGTGCTTCTTTACTTCATCTTCGGGCTGGTCGCCGTGCTGGCGGCCAACTCGGCGTACCTGTCGTCGGTGACCGCCATGGAGTGGTTCACCGGCAGGACCTACCAGGACTACTTCTACCAGTACATGTTCCTGGCCCACCTGATCATGGGCCTGCTGCTGGTCACGCCGTTCCTGATCTTCGGCGTGCGGCACATGATGGCGGCCAAGGACCGGAAGAACCGCCGGGCCGTCAGGATCGGCTACGCCCTGTTCACGGTGTGCGTGACGGTGCTGGTGAGCGGCCTGCTGCTGATGCGCCTGGGCGGATTCGACCTCCGCGAGCCGATCGCCCGGCAGACCGTGTACTGGCTGCACGTGGCCTGCCCGCTGGCGGCGGCGTGGCTGTACTGGCTGCACCGCCTGGCCGGACCGAAGATCAATTGGCGTATCGGCGGCGCCTACCTGGGCGCCGTGGGCGCGGCGGTGCTTGTCATGCTCTGGCTGCAGGCGCAGGACCCGCGCGAGTGGTACGCGCAGGGCCCCGAGTCCGGCGCGAAGTACTTCGAGCCGTCGCTCGCCCGGACCTCGACCGGCGACTTCATCCCGGCCGAGAACCTGATGAACGACGAGTACTGCAAGACGTGCCACGCGGACGTCCACGCCCAGTGGAGCGACAGCGTGCACCGGTTCAGCTCGTTCAACAACCCGCCCTACCTGGCCAGCGTCACCGAGACCCGCAAGGTCTCGATGGAACGCGACCAGTCGGTGCAGGCGTCGCGCTGGTGCGCGGGCTGCCACGACCCCGTGCCGTTCTTCAGCGGCGCCTTCGACGACCCAAAGTTCGACACGGTCGATCACCCGACCGCCCAGGCCGGCATCACTTGCACCGTGTGCCACGCCATCACCCACGTGAACAGCAACAAGGGCAACGCCGACTACACCATCGAGGCGCCCCTGCACTACCCCTTCGCGTTCAGCGACAACTCGGTGCTGCGGTGGGTCAACCAGCAGCTCATCAAGGCGAAGCCGGAGTTCCACAAGAAGACCTTCCTGAAGGACTTCCACTCGTCGGCCGAGTTCTGCTCCACCTGCCACAAGGTGCACCTGCCGGGCGAGCTGACGAAGTACAAGGAGTTCCTCCGCGGCCAGAACCACTACGACCCGTACCTCTTGAGCGGCGTGTCGGGGCACGGCGCCCGCAGTTTCTACTACCCGCCCGCGGCGCAGCACAACTGCAACAACTGCCACATGCCGGCCGAGTCGTCCGACGACTTCGGCGCCAAGCTGATCGCCGGCGCCGACGGCCTGAGCGTCCACGACCACATGTTCCCGTCGGCCAACACGGGCATCGCTTGGTTGCGGGACAAGCCCGAGGTCGTGAAGGCCCACCAGGAGTTCCTCGACGGCGTGATGCGGGTCGACATCTTCGGCATCCGAGACGGCGGCGAGATCGACGGCCGCCTCACGGCGCCGCTCCGCCCCGCGGTCCCCGCGCTCGAGCCGGGCGGGCGGTACCTGCTTGAGACCGTCATCCGCACCGTGAAGATGGGCCACCTGTTCACCCAGGGCACCGTCGACTCCAACGAGATCTGGCTGGACGTGGTGGTCAAGTCGGGCGACCGCGTGATCGGCCGCAGCGGGGCGCTGGATTCTGATCGCGGCAACGAGGTCGACCCGTGGTCGCACTTCGTCAACGTCTTTGTGATAGACAAGGACGGCAACCGCATCGACCGCCGCAACGCCCAGGACATCTTCACGCCGCTCTACAACAACCAGATCCCGCCGGGCGCCGGCCAGACCGTGCACTACGAGCTGCAGATCCCCAACAACGTCAGCGGCCCGGTCGAAGTTGAGGTGAAGCTGATGTACCGCAAGTTCGACCAGCGGTACATGGACTTTGTCGCCCGCACCAACGCGGAGTTGGGCGCCGAGATCCGTGGCTACACGCCGGGCGAGCCCTACGTGAACAACCTGCCGATCACGGTGCTGGCGACCGACCGCGTCACCTTCCCGGTCGGCGCTGACGCTCCCGCCCCGGAGAACGGCGAGTTCGCCGCGCCGCTGTGGCAGCGTTGGAACGACTACGGCATCGGCCTGCTGCTCAAGGGCAAGGCGGAGCTCCGCCAGGCCGAGGAGGCGTTCTCGCAGGTCGCGGGCCTCGACCGCTGGGACGGGCCCATGAACCTCGCCCGCGTGTACCTCGCCGAGGGGCGTCTGGACGACGCGGTCGACGCGCTGCGGCGCGCCGACGAGTTCCGCGACGCCGAGGGCTACCCCCGCTGGACATGGGCGTGGCTCAGCGGCGCGGTCAACCGCCAGCAGGGGCGCCTGGTCGAGGCGATCCAGAACCTGCGTAGCACGCTGGAGGACAGCACCGCCGAGATGCAGCGGCGCGGGTTCGACTTCAGCAAGGACTACGAGGTGATCAACCTGCTGGGCCAGACCCAGTTCGACCTGGGCCGGCTCCGCGCCCGCCAGGGGCGCGAAGAGGAGGCCCAACAGGCGTGGACCGACGCGATCGCGACCTTCAAGAAGACGCTCGCGGTCGACTCGGAGAACTTCACGGCGCACCACAACCTGCAGCTGCTCTACGCGGAGCTCGGCGAGGACGACAAGGCCGCCGAGCACGCCAAGCTGCACCTGGTGTACAAGATGGACGACAACGCCAAGGGCCGGGCCGAGCGGCTCGCCCGCGAGAAGTACCCGGCGGCCAACCACGCCGCCGAAGCGGTGGTCAAGTACTCGCTGAACCGCAGCGGCGCGCCCGGCCTGGCTGCGGCGCCGCCGGCGGCCGATGCGGACCAGATCGCAACCGACGACGCTACCCCAGGAGGTGAATGA